The Tepidibacter aestuarii genome contains a region encoding:
- a CDS encoding MarR family winged helix-turn-helix transcriptional regulator translates to MKHKDRHVIGKSISILYRYGKIFFNDQFKELSIGKGQYMILICLYHHQGITQDDVAKKLRIDKANIARGVKKLEENGYVTREVDPDDKRAYRLYPTEKAIKVQPQIYDSSVKWMDIITDGVSDDEIEQFIKTLTKLTINACEYSGDIKLANHLKNKECDKCERT, encoded by the coding sequence ATGAAACATAAAGATAGACATGTAATAGGCAAATCTATATCTATATTATATAGATACGGTAAAATATTTTTTAATGACCAATTTAAGGAATTATCAATAGGTAAAGGTCAATACATGATTTTGATATGTCTTTATCATCATCAAGGGATAACTCAAGATGATGTTGCAAAAAAACTTAGAATAGATAAAGCAAATATTGCACGAGGTGTTAAAAAGCTAGAAGAAAACGGATATGTAACAAGAGAAGTAGACCCAGATGATAAAAGAGCATATAGATTATATCCAACAGAAAAAGCTATAAAAGTTCAACCTCAAATATATGATTCATCAGTAAAATGGATGGATATAATAACTGATGGAGTATCGGATGATGAAATAGAACAGTTCATCAAAACTTTGACAAAATTAACTATAAATGCATGTGAATACTCTGGAGACATAAAGCTTGCAAATCATTTAAAGAATAAGGAGTGTGATAAGTGTGAACGAACGTAA
- a CDS encoding MATE family efflux transporter produces the protein MNERNQMLETGDIKKTLFKLSLPAIIGLLVSALYNIIDGIFIGKGAGPLAFGALTIAFPIQMVLTAVAQMVGMGASSVYSRALGEKNYEKAETVVGNAFLSNIVLGTLMVSIGLIFIDPILLLFGATTEIMPYAKDYVSVILIGSLFNQFSMSTNSLIRAEGNAKAAMFTMLIGAVLNTILDPIFIFGFGMGIKGAAIATALSQFCSFLFVVFYLKGDKTNMKPKAHHFKPNKNILNQIFSIGFSSFARQIASSFVAILLNNSLKIYGGNDAFAIYGAAFKILMFLMMPLFGIVQGLQPLVGYNYGARQMDRVNKSIKYAIIGTTVFATTSVLFGMLFPKQLMGLFLTDPKLVDESATVLRIILLFMPVIGIQSVGGSVYQSIGKVIPALILSALRQVILFAPLLIILPRIITPSLLGVWLTFPMSDGISTIITGIMLKKEMNLMAKQNG, from the coding sequence GTGAACGAACGTAATCAAATGCTAGAAACAGGTGATATTAAAAAGACCTTATTTAAATTGTCATTACCAGCTATAATAGGACTTTTAGTAAGTGCTCTATACAATATAATAGACGGTATATTTATAGGTAAAGGTGCAGGACCTTTAGCTTTTGGAGCTCTTACAATAGCCTTTCCAATACAAATGGTTTTAACAGCAGTAGCTCAAATGGTAGGTATGGGGGCATCGTCTGTATATTCAAGAGCCCTTGGCGAAAAAAACTATGAAAAAGCTGAAACTGTAGTAGGTAATGCATTCTTATCTAATATAGTTTTAGGTACTTTAATGGTATCTATAGGACTTATATTCATAGACCCTATACTTTTATTGTTCGGTGCAACAACTGAGATAATGCCTTATGCTAAAGACTACGTAAGCGTTATATTAATAGGAAGTTTATTTAACCAATTCTCTATGTCTACTAACTCACTTATAAGAGCTGAAGGAAACGCAAAGGCTGCAATGTTTACAATGCTTATAGGTGCTGTACTTAATACTATACTAGATCCTATATTTATATTCGGATTTGGTATGGGAATTAAGGGGGCTGCTATTGCTACAGCTTTATCTCAATTCTGCTCATTCTTATTTGTAGTATTTTATTTAAAAGGCGACAAAACAAATATGAAGCCTAAGGCTCATCATTTTAAGCCTAACAAGAATATATTAAATCAAATATTTTCAATAGGATTTTCATCTTTTGCAAGACAAATCGCTAGTAGCTTTGTAGCTATACTTTTAAATAACTCTCTTAAAATATACGGTGGAAATGATGCATTTGCAATTTACGGTGCAGCTTTTAAAATATTAATGTTTCTAATGATGCCTTTATTCGGTATAGTTCAAGGACTTCAACCACTCGTTGGCTACAATTATGGAGCCCGTCAAATGGATAGAGTAAATAAATCTATAAAGTATGCTATAATCGGAACTACTGTATTTGCAACTACCTCTGTATTATTTGGTATGTTATTTCCAAAGCAGCTTATGGGACTATTTTTAACTGATCCCAAATTAGTTGATGAATCTGCTACGGTTCTTAGGATAATACTTTTATTCATGCCAGTTATAGGAATTCAATCAGTTGGGGGATCTGTTTATCAATCAATAGGGAAGGTTATTCCAGCTTTAATATTGTCTGCTTTAAGACAGGTAATATTATTCGCTCCATTACTAATTATTCTACCTAGAATAATTACCCCTTCACTACTTGGAGTATGGCTTACTTTCCCTATGTCAGATGGTATTTCAACTATAATAACAGGTATTATGCTAAAAAAAGAAATGAATCTTATGGCAAAACAAAATGGATAG
- the hpdA gene encoding 4-hydroxyphenylacetate decarboxylase activase yields MEETDKGIVFDIQSFSVHDGPGCRTTVFMSGCPLRCEWCANPESWTLKPHIMFSETSCKYQKGCSICKDACPHGGLTFDDMPKLNWDICKNCDTFECSSKCYYDGFKVCGKEYSVDEIMKVLTRDSNSWSIEGGVTFSGGEPLLQSEFLIKVLKECKKNYFHTAIETTAYKDNENFLKVMEYIDFAFIDVKHINRDIHRQKTGVYNDIILNNIRYLKQSGWKGRLILRMPVIRDFNDTYQNITDTIQFMKENDLFEINILPFHRLGESKWRQLGKEYKYKDEEGTDPKKLEEIQDLFLENEIACYIGYDTAF; encoded by the coding sequence ATGGAAGAAACGGATAAGGGAATAGTATTTGATATACAGAGTTTCTCAGTACATGACGGACCTGGATGTAGGACTACAGTTTTTATGAGTGGATGTCCTTTAAGATGTGAGTGGTGTGCAAATCCTGAAAGCTGGACTTTAAAGCCTCATATAATGTTTAGCGAAACTAGCTGTAAATATCAAAAAGGATGTAGTATTTGTAAAGATGCATGTCCTCATGGAGGTCTAACATTTGATGATATGCCTAAATTAAACTGGGATATATGCAAAAACTGTGATACATTTGAATGCAGCTCAAAATGCTACTATGATGGATTTAAGGTTTGTGGTAAAGAATACAGTGTTGATGAAATAATGAAAGTACTTACTAGAGACTCTAATTCATGGAGTATTGAAGGGGGAGTTACATTTAGCGGTGGAGAGCCTCTTTTACAAAGTGAATTCTTGATAAAAGTATTAAAAGAATGCAAAAAAAATTATTTCCACACTGCTATTGAAACCACTGCATACAAAGATAATGAAAACTTTTTAAAGGTTATGGAGTATATAGACTTTGCATTTATAGACGTGAAGCATATAAATAGAGATATTCATAGACAAAAAACTGGAGTATATAATGATATTATTTTAAACAATATCAGATATTTAAAACAGAGCGGTTGGAAGGGAAGATTAATCCTTAGAATGCCTGTTATAAGAGATTTTAATGACACATATCAAAATATAACTGATACTATCCAATTCATGAAAGAAAATGATTTGTTTGAAATAAATATACTTCCATTTCATAGACTTGGAGAATCCAAATGGAGACAACTCGGTAAGGAGTATAAATACAAGGATGAAGAGGGAACAGATCCTAAAAAGCTTGAAGAAATACAGGATTTGTTCTTAGAAAATGAGATTGCATGTTATATAGGTTATGACACTGCGTTTTAA
- a CDS encoding MFS transporter, whose product MLESRVSEKEAKHLGYKVVLASWLAVFCLFGYRATFSVLQGPMANDLGWSASKLTLGYSLMMSVYAVTAFFSGMIIDKWGTKPAYFLGAISGSLGFLVTSFAKTYMSYLIPYAVFAGIGTGMLWVSSTVSVRKWYVGKAYATMWGIAFMGAPVAQVVLSLGAKQVLATMDWRFAMRILSCVVLIALIIATLVAKKNPQYYGLKPFGMDTLKAKDNNVNDREWSIKQAFSTFPIWGSIIAFLTSMVAEFLVWTQIVKYWMADCDLTLSTATNLYVAIGIAGILTMPLMGVVADKMVTKLNHETKGRKYMLIFAPLMGVIACLALMTGKGAVTLSIVSCIIFAVYWAIEPGGVAGYAASVYGNKTFGKIWGLSTLIVMGIGPALGSFMGAYLYDVSGSYYNSLKFAMASFAISAIVAMLLPLSIDKD is encoded by the coding sequence ATGCTAGAGAGCAGAGTAAGTGAAAAGGAAGCAAAACACCTAGGTTATAAGGTAGTTCTTGCATCGTGGCTTGCAGTATTTTGTTTGTTTGGTTATAGAGCTACTTTTTCTGTACTTCAAGGTCCTATGGCAAATGATCTTGGTTGGAGTGCATCTAAACTAACTCTAGGTTATTCACTTATGATGAGCGTTTATGCAGTAACTGCATTCTTTAGTGGAATGATAATAGATAAATGGGGAACTAAGCCCGCGTATTTTTTAGGAGCTATAAGTGGTTCTTTAGGATTTCTGGTAACAAGCTTTGCTAAAACATATATGTCATATTTGATTCCATATGCTGTATTTGCAGGAATAGGAACTGGTATGCTTTGGGTGTCGTCAACAGTATCGGTTAGAAAATGGTATGTAGGTAAGGCGTATGCAACTATGTGGGGAATAGCTTTTATGGGAGCTCCTGTTGCACAGGTTGTACTAAGTCTTGGAGCAAAGCAGGTTCTTGCAACTATGGACTGGAGATTTGCTATGAGAATATTATCTTGTGTAGTATTAATAGCTTTAATAATCGCTACTTTGGTTGCTAAGAAGAACCCTCAATACTACGGACTTAAGCCTTTTGGTATGGACACATTAAAAGCTAAGGATAATAATGTGAATGATAGAGAGTGGAGTATAAAACAGGCCTTCTCTACATTCCCTATATGGGGTTCTATAATAGCATTTTTAACTAGTATGGTTGCAGAATTTTTAGTTTGGACTCAGATTGTAAAGTACTGGATGGCAGATTGTGATTTAACTTTATCTACTGCTACTAATCTTTATGTAGCAATAGGAATAGCTGGAATACTTACAATGCCTTTAATGGGAGTTGTAGCAGATAAGATGGTGACAAAGCTAAACCATGAAACTAAGGGTAGAAAATATATGTTAATATTCGCGCCTCTAATGGGAGTTATAGCTTGTCTTGCTTTAATGACTGGAAAAGGTGCAGTAACTCTTAGTATAGTATCTTGTATAATATTTGCTGTATACTGGGCTATAGAACCTGGTGGAGTTGCAGGATATGCAGCGTCTGTTTATGGAAACAAAACATTTGGAAAGATATGGGGACTATCAACTCTTATAGTTATGGGGATAGGACCTGCACTTGGAAGCTTTATGGGAGCTTATTTATATGACGTATCTGGAAGCTATTATAATTCATTAAAGTTTGCCATGGCATCATTCGCAATATCTGCTATAGTGGCAATGCTTCTTCCATTATCTATAGATAAGGATTAA
- the hpdC gene encoding 4-hydroxyphenylacetate decarboxylase small subunit, translated as MLKHNDCLNFSPMDAAKGICRVTGNMINIDSDVCEVFELCPKCRNCSNFKNSDKDELGMCTGLDKDNWTYGDLNAVTCNSHEFKK; from the coding sequence ATGTTAAAACACAATGATTGTTTAAATTTTTCACCTATGGATGCTGCTAAGGGGATTTGTAGAGTAACAGGAAATATGATTAATATAGATTCTGATGTATGTGAAGTATTTGAACTATGTCCTAAGTGTAGAAATTGTTCTAACTTTAAAAACTCTGATAAAGATGAATTAGGAATGTGCACAGGTCTTGATAAAGATAACTGGACATATGGAGATCTAAATGCTGTAACTTGTAATTCACACGAGTTTAAAAAATAA